The segment ccgggggtggatgagatccgcccggagttccttaaggctctggatgttgtagggttgtgttggttgacgcgactctgcaatatcgcatggacatcgggggcagttcccctggattggcagactggggtggtggtccccctgttcaaaaagggggaccggagggtgtgctccaattatagaggggtcacactcttaagcctccctggcaaggtctattcaggggtcctggagaggagggtccgtcggatagtcgaacctcggattcaggaagagcagtgtggttttcgtcctggtcgtggaacactggaccagctctacaccctcagcagggtcctggagggtgcatgggagttcgcccaaccagtctacatgtgttttgtggacttggagaaggcgttcgaccgtgtccctcggggagccctgtggggggttctccgggagtatggggtaccgggccctttgatatgggctgtcaggtccctgtatgaccggtgtcagagtctggtccgcattgccggcagtaagtcgggctcgtttccggtgagagttggactccgccagggctgccctttgtcaccgattctgttcatcactttcatggacagaatttctaggcgcagccaaggtgttgaggggatccgatttggtggcctcaggatctcatctctgcttttcgcagacgatgtggtccttttggcttcatcagatcgtgatctgcagctctcgctggatcggttcgcagccgagtgtgaagcggccgggatggggatcagtgcctccaaatccgaggccatggtcttgagccggaaaagggtagagtgccttctccgggtcagggggggtgtcctgccccaagtggaggagtttaagtatctcgggatcttgttcacgaatgggggaagaagggagcgggagatcgacaggcggattggcgcagcgtctgctgtcaagcgggcgctgtaccggtccgtcgtggtgaagagagagctgagccaaaaagcgaagctctcgatttaccggtcgatctacgttcccaccctcatctatggtcatgagctttgggtcatgaccgaaagaacgagatcgcggatacaagcggccgaaatgggttttctccgtagggtggctgggctctcccttagagatagggtgagaagctcagtcatccgggagggactcagagtagagccgctgctccttcacatcgagaggagccagttgaggtggcttgggcatctggtcaggatgcctcctggacgcctccctggtgaggtgttccgggcacgtcccaccgggaggaggccccggggaagacccaggacacgctggagggactatgtctctcggctggcctgggaacgcctcgggattcccccggaggagctggaagaagtggctggggagagggaagtctgggcctcccttctgaagctgctacccccgcgacccgacctcggataagcggaagaagatggatggatggatggatggatgtttcaaAAGTACAAATATCCGGATCATGTCTAATATTGTTTGCTCTGttacttaaatttaaattcattaaattgTCACTCTTTGATTCTTcactttcttcactttttgctgttttgtattCTATCAGAACATGGAGAAAACAGTGTTGCGGCCCACTGCCTTCAAACCTGTCATTCCCAAGAGCCGCTCCGCCATGCAGTATCTCTCCCCTCGCCACGGTGCCAGTGCCCCTGAAGGCCAAAACAACCTGAACCTGCTCAGTCCCGCCCACAGGGAGGTGTCCCCGTCCTGCTCTGAGAAACGCAGCTCCTACAGCGGCGGACGCAACgccagcagcggcagcagccaGTCGTGCTCGTTGTCCGACTCGGGCCGCAACTCCCTCTCTAGCCTGCCACCTTTCAACGGTGCCACCTACAGTCTTGCTTCAGCCGAGGTCCCTGCAGGTCACCTGGAGCCCATAAGGAGCGTCCCATCGGTCGGCACACACGGACACACCAACTCAGACAGCGGCCGCTCATCCTCCAGTAAGAGCACGGGCTCTGGCTCTGTAAGTGGCCGGGGGCAGCATCAGTCTGACAGCGGGTCCGGCGGACGCTCCCCCGGCCCCGTGGAGGGCTACGAAGGCGTGGTGAGGGacctggaggacaaactgaGGGAGAGGGATCTGGAGCTGCAGCAACTCAAAGACAACCTGGACGATAATGAAGCTGCTATTTGTCAGGTTTGTTCGAATCAAAACTCTTCTTCTAGGAGGCCTTGTCCCGATAACAAATTTCAGTGCAATCCTTTGTCGCGCTTTAGGTTTATGAGGAGAAGCAGAAGCGCTTCGAGttggagctggaggagctgagacAGAGCTGTGCCACCAGGATGCAGGTGGCGTCTCAGAAGGCCCAGCGTGCTCAACAGGTGCTACAACTGCAGGTTAGAACAAACACCTGTGCTTCAGAGTTAAACCAATAAACCTTGCAGAGCATCGAAACCCTCAATTTATCATCACCAAACTTCAAATCATCCCAAATGTTAGAGTGTCTCTGTCTATAAAAacacagtattaaaaaaaagcccTGGAGAAGTACAGGAAGGATTGAATGTGGACTGAATGTCTGCAGTGCAGAGTAGCTACTTTGAGAAACCAAAAcagataaatacaaatgttttgacTATAAACATTGATGTTaactataaaaattaaaactttagcATCCTAATAGGATGACAAAGGTGAGGTTTAAAAGTGGGAGACTGTACGTTTAAACTACTAAAATCCTCCTAAACGAACTCTTTAATATTGtatctttctttccaaaatataAACTCAAAAGTGTATTTTATGCTATTTAGGTTTATCAGCTccagcaggagaagaagaagctgcaggAGGACTTTGCTCAACTCTTAAAGGAGagggagcagctggaggagcgCTGCACCTCCTATGAACACGAGAAGATCCAGCTGGGGCCTCGGCTGGAGGAGACCAAGTGGGAGGTGAGCAGATGAGGCTCATTAAAGCATGTCGGTATGCAACCGCATGGTGAGCTCAATAAACATGATGAAGAAATGGAGATGAAGAGTGGATTTCCGGGCACACGTCACTCTTTTATAGGGCGCACCCTTCAGATTTATTGTTGTCCTGGGTGAAGGTGCATCgaaaacctgaaaataaatttgttattgCAGCTGCAGCATCATCTAAGTTAAAAATAGCAGGCTAATTCAGCGGGGTAAAAATCAGTAATTGCGTATTAAAGAAGTAACTAATTCTACAATTATTGACACCCCTAATCATTTCCATCAAATGAATGCAACtaagctgtttttattcaaagcaCCAATgatcacttttgttttcttttgattgtattaaagctgaaaatgtcTTCACTTTTCACACCAGGCCTGTTtgatcaaactctagtttgtttgcttagagagtctggtttgtttggggaggtgtgaatgtgcagcTGACCTTTGCAAAACTCTAGCTTGTCTAAAAACCTCGGTCTCTGTTCGGTTGAAACTGCCAAGCAGATCAAATACTGCTCCAAAAGTGGGAAGCAGACTGTAACTCTAggcattttgggtaaatacaacaaaaactgacatGTTTGAGCACTaaagggagaaatggcttgtggtcttttaccacagacaaaaaagaaatcctacaacctcgATAACTTGATGCcactccatgtttgtttacaatttGTGAATGATTAAGTTGCGCCCATGTCTtcctctgaggtttttgtgtcactTCCTTTGGTGCAGCACCAGCACAGGTGGGAGGAAGgcaaaacaggtttttcaattgtAAGTGTGACAATCcagcagtgtgaaagcgaactgcACCggctaaaaatgtaacaaatgttggaattttggtccccaattgaaGTCTACTGGACTGCtgggtgtgaaaacaccctaaattGTTAGTTTTCATCTGACCgtttaatgaaaaatatctCTAACTCCTGAGATACTgaggttttctttaaacaagatTGCACAAGATTACTGTATTTTCGTCTCTCAGGTATGTCAGAAGTCGGGGGAGATCTCCCtgctgaagcagcagctgaaggaggTGCAGAGTGAGTTGGCTCAGCGCGTGGGCGAGATCGTCTCTCTGCGAGGTCAGCTCAGAGAGACTCGTGGCGAGCTCACCAACACTCAGGTGCTGCTTCAGGAGGCCCATGGCACGACGCGCACACGGACCATGGAGCTGGAGGTGTGCGAGAACGAGCTTCAACGTCGAAAGAGCGAGGCGGAACTACTCAGAGAAAAGGTGGGGCGCTTGGAAGGAGAGCTTTCTCACCTCAAGGACACCCTGGCCAATCAGGGGCCAGGAAACAGACAATGTCAGGTGTTCCAGGAAGCCGAGGAGCACCTGCTCGCCTACGAAAGCGACGAGGCGAAGGCCCAGCGGCAGAGCAGCGCTCAGGCGCTGCAGGGCATGAAGACGCAGATGGAAGGGTTGAAATCGGATTTGGCCTTCGAACGCAAGAAGGTCGAACAGCAAGCAGGAGGTTTTGAGGAGGAGAGGCGGATATGGCAGGAGGAGAAGGACAAAGTGATCCGCTACcaaaaacagctgcaggagAACTATGTGCAGATGTATCGCAGGAACAGagagctggagcagctcctGCAGGAGCTCAGCCTGGAActggagagcagagaggaggacGAGGGCAGCGGCAACGAGATCAATTTTGATGAGATTGCTGCAACAGAAATCTGATCCTCATGGatgtccttttttattttatttgcactaCATTTAACGCCCCACCTCCCTTCCCCTGTAGCAATTTCTTGTGTTCTTTATGTAACTAACAACCAGACAAGTGTCTCCACACTTCAGCTGTGACTACTGTCGCTCTTGAGAGTTGTTGACCCTTAAATGTCATTAACCACACTAACTCTCTGCTCCTACTATAGAAGCTGCCATTGCACTGATGAGTCGGCCGAGTCCTGGTGATATTTCACACCTTTAGGAGTTTGTGAGTAACTTTGATCAACGTTCACCACCATCCTCCTCCTGTCCTGGTTCTGACCGCAGTATCCCTGCTGGGTTTATCGTTACACTCCCACTCTGTCCACAGTTTCACTGATACAGTCGATGTGTCAACCACAGATTCATTGTGTCATGGTAAGATTTAGGTGTTAATATCTTTGAGAAACTGGATGATGGCAGAGTTCagatcatttttgcttttacttaaaCTACATCATGGACAACCATAAATCCCCTAAAAGAGTCTGTACTATCCCTGTAGCAACAAATTAGTATTGAGGTTCTGAACTATATTATGAAACAAAACCTACAGTAAGTGATATTGACACCTTCCATTAAAGACACACTGGCTTCCCTTTTCCACCTTTACATACCAACTTAAAAATAATCTCAACCACAGATTACCCAGTTACCTCTGGGTAATGGTCAAAAGTTCTTTTGGCTTTTTCGCAGCATAAATCACACTGTTCTAAATAACACCTCTGCTTTACAGTAGACGAGCCTGGCAGCAAGTTTCAATGCATGTTCCTGTTTAATCTCCCTATTTACCGTTGTGGCCTCGAGATATGCAGCTGTCAGCGTGAGTTTAATCTGTTCAGGCTTGTTTTGATCTTTAAAGCCAATATGCAAGCTAAGCTAAAATGCTTCCTGATGAGAAAATATGAGTGAATACCAGTTCAGATAAAGAGTCAAGCAGAAATTATAGTGGACATCATACATCATcagatgcagtgctttgcaaaagtgttcactCTTCCATATTTTGCCATGTCATCACCACAGACATCATTGGACttcattgggattttgtgtCAATGACGAACATAAAGATGGAAAAGGATGCATAGATTTCAAAATTCCCTTTAGTTGCAGCTACAAATCCTTTTGGGGTCTATTTACTACCTTTGCACATAGTGACTTAAACTTTtgcctattttttatttttttataaagtaacCCAAGCATAGTCAGATTGGTTGGAGAGCTTCCATTTTAAAGTCTTGCTATAGGCTCCCAGCTAGTTTTAGGTATTGAGATTGTGTATTCTGGGTGATGTGTGGCATTTGTGCTCCACCATGAATCCACCGCTTGGCTTGTAGACCAAACTCAAATTGAACAGCATTCATCAACTAAGGCGATATCTGAAGGCAATTTGTTGCGCTGGATTAtttttaggggtatcagagtaaagctGTCCGTAAATAATtgtgtaaaacatgtttaaaaccaTGTGTCATATGCCTTCCACTTATGCACAACATTGTGCTCGTCTACCAccaaaaatcctaataaaatggataaaagtttgtggttgaaacgtgacaaaatgtgaaaaagttgtaGAGGTGTCAAGTCTTCAGTAAAGCACGGGATAAAATGTAAGCAAAGTTCAGTAAATCTTCTGCTTGGCGATGCGAAGGGTTCATTGTTCTCTAGCAAGAGTGAAGAGAAGCATATTACAGCACTAAGCCACATTAGTGATAGCCTCGGCTTTTAATCAGGAAAAAGttgtcatttcctctttttgctGTGACGTATTAGATTTGTTTATTACATCCCTGAAACGGAGAGTTCTTGCACTGAAGAATGTATTTGGACTACTTGCCTCCACTGATCTTTAACATTTTAGTTCCAATAAACCAGAaacccaaatgtttttttttttattttatcagatcTTCTGCAAATAGGGTTTATATATTGTCTTTTTGCTCCCACAGGCGTCTGCCTGTCcccataaataaatacataaccACTGTGAATAGACCAAAGCAATGTCCAACATGTCTATTTTCCTCCAACAGATGCAAAGCTTGGTTTAACCATGTGTGAATTTTTTGTTCGTTTCCTCACTACAAATTTTATAACCTTCAATATTTGTATGAAGAcattaaatgtatattttcatgCTGTACATTTCTTGAACAAAACCAATgtggttttaattaaaatgtgatttaaaatcaagtttccagtgtttaatgtttttttattcagattctgcatgtttaaaagttttgacAGGGAAACCATCTCCAGCCTGGTGTGTAGGATCTACTTTGGttgacatttaaagtttttctgtaacacttgattttgtttaaatggcTCATATCTGCCCTCTTCAGGTTGAAAAAGGCATAGACTgtcataaaagtttaaaaggcACTCAAATGACTTTACTGTACAAATACAGATATGTTCTTCACCACTTTTCAAAATGACTCTTCGAATGGATGAATGTAGCTgcaaaatcagaacaaaacttTTTACAATGGTTTTTTCATAATCCTTAATTCCTATGATCATCaaggttgtttgttttatcataCGCAGCATGTTGCTCTCTTTGAAATTAGTGGTGAAATGACATACCTGACCTCTGTTCCTACAGCTCTGCAAGTCAGTGTTTCTTTAATTCTCACTAATTAAGCTCAAACTTGTCTTTTTAGAGGTTTATGGGAACTTTGACCACAAACACCATGGGGTCTTTGGCCTTGTTGCTGAAGGCTTTGCGGATGATGTCAACGGCATGCTGGTGGGTCACTCCTTGGAGGGAAACTCCATCCACAGACACCAACTCCATTCCAGCCTGGAACAAAGTGAGTTTCTCCAGGTCAGTCAGTCATGCAAAAGGTATGCTGTATTTGGGTAAGTGAGATCTACCTGcctggcacaaaaaaaaaaccccaaaaatatGCCACATTCAGTGTTTATTAGAAACCGCTGATCTACTAGGATTTTCACATGCAAATCTCTCTGGTTAATAGAAAATAGTCAAAAAAAATCCAGTGAGCAGCAGTTGTTTGGATAAAGTACCTCGTTATCAGAGGAGAATAAGCAGGCTGGTATGAGATGATAGCAAGGCAACCCTTGCCAAATTATACTCAAAATGCTTGGAATGTAATCTCTaaatcaggggtgggcaatcctggtcctcgagggccggtgtcctgcaactcttgcaagtctccctggtccaacacacttgaatccagcagctgaatcacctcccaagtgcagtcaggttctccagagtcctgctaatgacctcattatttgactcaggtgtgttgaagtggagatgcatctaaaagttgcaggagtccggccctcgaggcctggagttgcccacccctgctctaaatgCACAGAATGTCAAGTTATGAAGCAGGTGACCTAGCAGTAGATCACACCAGATGCTGCTCCTGTCGAGAACAGGAACCCGAGCCTACAatttacagactgaaaaaaCATTGCCTAGTCTGATCAGATTGTAGGGCCAGAATGTGGTAGAACTCGCATCAAAGCACGACTCCATCTGACCCTGTATTAATCATTCAGGCTGGTGAAGATAAAATGGTGTGGAGGATATTTTCTTAGAACACTTTGGGCCCCTCAGTACCAATCAACTGTCATGTAAGCATCCCAGCTTAAATGAGGTACATCCAGGTATTATTGCTGACTGTGTTCATCCCTTTATAGTCAACTTTATAGTTGTAATAAGGATAAAATGCCTTATTACAAAGCTCTAATAGTCTGGTTTCTTCATGTCTCAACCCAATAGATAACTTTTAGAATGTGATGAAAAGAGATCAGGCACATCTGCATCAACTGCTCGATTTATTTTGCATCCCTCATTACAAGACTACTTGGTGACTACTCATTTACTTAGCAACCAGTGAAGCGTTCACAAGCCATGAGATAACTGGCAAAAGCAgatttgggaagaaaaaaaaaatttgagtgCATCAGTACTTATGTTTGTATTCTGCCGCAAAGTACTGAAACTATAAACAATATGATCAAGGGGACaggacctccatccatccattttctaacccccttgtccctagtggggtcaggaggtgctggtgttaGAGATAGctccagctaacgtttcgggtgagaggcggggtacaccctggacaggttgccaatctgttgcagggcaacatagagacatacaggacaaacgctctcacctagggagaatttagagaaaccaattaacttGACAGTCAaggttttggactgtgggaggaagccggagtacctggagagaacccacgcatgcacagggagaacatgcaaactccatgcagaaagaccccgggtcgggaatcgaacccaggaccttcttgctgcaaggcaacagtgctaccaactgcgccactgtgcagcccgtgACAGGATTTGACGATCCTAAAATTCTTGTCTCTTTACCTTAAGCACCTCGCACATGGAGGCGGCTCCTCCAGGAAAGATCTTCTCGATCTTCACGGTTGGCTGTACCTTTGACTCGATCCCACCAGAAATGCTGATGCCTGTAGGAGTTAGTGGCTGTAGTGATGTGTTTTTACAGCAACTGatttaaataggaaaacaaaAGGTCAACGCTTAGCTCACTGACAGGCATGCAAACACCATATGATAGCGTTGCTTCATAATGTGTGTACACAGGTGCACACATTGTGTGATAAATTAGAAGGtagtttatttcattaattaaaatgcaaaacatgaaaCCTATAATGTAGATTTGCTAAATGCAGAGCAAGCTCTTAAATGCGACAATTATGGCTCGTAGTTAATTTAAAAACCCAAGTTTAGTTTctaagaaaattttaattttcatgtaTACCTCACttacattttccacaaaatattgCTAAAGCTTATTAAtggaaagctgaaataaaaacacaataaaaccaaCAATGCAGACGAGCCAAAGGCCGCTGTTAAAACTACGTGGGCTTTCTGAACATCTCAGCTGACCCACAGGCTGATCACCTCCATGCTATGTTGTGttaatgcagtaattcatgcaaaagtcattttcaataatatttcaGTGCATGGATATAATTTTTAGCTGgctgtataattttttttttttagttttatgtaataaaaactgactttttgggttttcattagatATGAGCCATAATAATGACTATGGAATATTCCAAGTTATTGAGATACACTTTTAAGTTTCCTCATTAGTAGGAATATAGCAATTATAAAAAGCTGAACGAGAAGAAAATACTCCCATAAAAGCTTTGACTGAGACAGAATGAAAGTTATTTACCCAGAGACTGTTTGGTCTTGGAGATGCTGACTGTCTTCAGTCGATGCTCCTGTTCAGGCTCAGTACCGCTGAGCCTGTTCTCTGAGGAAGTCCGATGACCGTTCATCTGCCACTCCTGACTCGTACCAAACACCTGCGACAGCAAGGGTCGGCTCCTACGGTTCGCACTTTGCATGGTGAACGCACCGTTCTTACTCCTATCTGCACTTCTCTCCCTCCTGCCTTGAGAGTGGCTGTTCCTGAAGAAAGTCCTTCCCCTCTCAGAGTTTGTCTCCACCTTATCTGAAGATGAGCGCAGAGAAGCCTCATCAAAGTGGACGGAGCGAACGGTGCCAATGTCTGTACGGAGAGGAGGTGGGGAGTCACTGCTGTGGGCCAGCAGCCAGTTGGGAAGCAAGGGACCAGCAGAGCGGGACCTGATGTTTCTGGACTCTGGCTTATATCCGTCCACAGGTATGTCCAGAAGAGCTGAGAAAGAACTAGAGGTCTTCATTCTCCCCCTGGATCCCTGAGAGCCAGTCAGGCTGAgcttctccagctcctccagcaggTGGCTCTCTTTTTCCACCTCCTCAGCACTGTGGAGCTCAAAGCCACCCCTATAATCTGGAGAGAGCATGAAAATGTTAGTTTCACAGATTAGTAAGAGCAACAACTAAGttgtaacaagaaaaaaaatatgaatgagaCAAAGTACAatacaaacaagcaaaaattgATCATACTGAATTAGCATGAGTGCATATTTCTAATATGTTCATTTTTCTGCCATCCTGTCAAAAGCTAGCATCTTTAAACCTAGGATCTTAGAGTGAAAAACATGTATTGCTGGTGATACTGGATAATGATGAGTGTGTGAGATAAAACGTCTGTGCGTAAAagagttttcttaaaaaaaagagagaaaaaaacaacgttTAAAGACTTGAAAACCCAACAGATCTGATATTCAAGTATGTAGAAAAATGTGGGAATAGGTACAAATACTTACCAAACAtcccaaaatgtaaatatttcatatgaatatttcaatatgaagtagctttaaaaaaataacatggaaGAAACAGAAGGACTTTAAGGCCTCTTGagagtaaataaaaagcaagagattgaaaccagatgtttctTAGAAAACACCACAACTGGcaacaatgtatttatttattcataaaagaaagaagcaaagaaagagacaaacaaaTATCAAGGTACAGGTACTGACCTGGGATGGGTGTGATGAGGCGCCGTTTGGGGGCTCGACCAGAAATGGGGGAGCGAAGAGGAGGAGTTCGGACTACAATGCAGAGAAAAGAAGAGATCTTTGAAAAGTTGTTGATCAAGGctattctaaataaaaaatacatgatcGTGCCTTTCTTCATAATGAAAATAACAGActtattgtagctctggctatatgtttagggtcattgtcACACGTAGTCTCAAATCATTTGCAACATTTCCTAGCTTCCTTCCAGGGTTTTCCTGATTTCagctaaataaatcaattttgattAGCTTTCCCCATCTCTGCTGAACAGATGCAACCCCAAAGAGttatgctgccatcaccatgttttatGGTCAGGATGGTGTGGGCAGTGTTTTGAATCATGTATGCCAAAACGTTCAATCGACGGCCCGTCTGACCGGAGAACCTTCCTCTTCAAGTTTAAATGTCTCCTTCATGACCTTTAGAAAGCTGGAAACAGGACTTACCTCACCTTCTTTCAATAATCACTTTCCTGAAGTCAAGTCCTTATAAACACCAGATTTGTGAATGCATGACTGACAGTTGTCCTGTTACCAGACTCGCCCACTTGAGCCTAAGGATCTCTGGCTCTTCCAGAGTATTCATGGACTTCCTTGCTGCTTCTCCAAATAGTGGAGTTTTTGCCCAGCCAgtcagtttaggtggacggCCATAACTTGGTAGGTTTGTTTTTGCCATAATCTACTTttggatgatggattgaacagatGGTCCAAGATTGGGGTATTGCTTTTGAACTAGAACTGCATGGCATAGTCTATAGTCATCGCATTATCTGTATTTCCAATAATACAAACATATTTGCCAGTTGGATcaaatttataataattttgttactGTTGACAAACACTTGAACTCAAAGTGGTGTTAAAAATTGTCATTACAATATTGTGATTAACCCacgttttttctatttttcttctcttcacttCTCATCagcacaattttatttttgcagtgttgtataaagtactgaaatctcagagtcaagtaaaagtacaagtacctctccaaaatatgactttggtaaaagtcgaagtcactgactgaaatgttacttgagttaaagtcttaaagtatctgaaacttcttgtacttaagtatggaaattactgtaaaaatggatgtactcaagtaatgtaatgaaaagtacaagtaaaaagtaaaacaaagcaaatgcagtttgaatgacattttttatattttggtaaacttgtcaaatacacttaaaataatgtacccaaccaagtgcaggcaaaattaaacctgctaatagatatacctgcaggcatcatttagttaagaaaattaggtgctttacctatagcacaaggttaacttaacctgctttacaactgaaccagcttcttagtaaaccctccaggacagaaaatacaaagtttttgtaagccttacgttttcccttcaagtaaggtcagtgctgaaaatgagaaaaataaatagtacagaaaatgcggccaacatgaagaaaaagagctgttacgattactctacttcacaaatcagtgaatcagtcaatcctacagtcagtaggtggtgcacacaactggtcattatgcaaaagaaaaaaagaattgggagggaaatgcagcttattggcatctgtaaacctagttttgaacttgcatgcctttcctatattcgttaaatttagtctaa is part of the Xiphophorus couchianus chromosome 10, X_couchianus-1.0, whole genome shotgun sequence genome and harbors:
- the LOC114152085 gene encoding leucine zipper putative tumor suppressor 2 homolog, translating into MALVQALPISAEPHAPIHSGGARRRHQSGPSPPINLPPPTLDPMGSGSSLITTRQNPYQDHRSAAELGGRGRRPTPGASCLGSESPRDPLLQTVPPPKKQNSTTSGRGLEKECRNGNYTYINEDYVGDWNDNLIRPPSLESELEETKEGLRLNGNVGGPPPRLIPVSGKLEKNMEKTVLRPTAFKPVIPKSRSAMQYLSPRHGASAPEGQNNLNLLSPAHREVSPSCSEKRSSYSGGRNASSGSSQSCSLSDSGRNSLSSLPPFNGATYSLASAEVPAGHLEPIRSVPSVGTHGHTNSDSGRSSSSKSTGSGSVSGRGQHQSDSGSGGRSPGPVEGYEGVVRDLEDKLRERDLELQQLKDNLDDNEAAICQVYEEKQKRFELELEELRQSCATRMQVASQKAQRAQQVLQLQVYQLQQEKKKLQEDFAQLLKEREQLEERCTSYEHEKIQLGPRLEETKWEVCQKSGEISLLKQQLKEVQSELAQRVGEIVSLRGQLRETRGELTNTQVLLQEAHGTTRTRTMELEVCENELQRRKSEAELLREKVGRLEGELSHLKDTLANQGPGNRQCQVFQEAEEHLLAYESDEAKAQRQSSAQALQGMKTQMEGLKSDLAFERKKVEQQAGGFEEERRIWQEEKDKVIRYQKQLQENYVQMYRRNRELEQLLQELSLELESREEDEGSGNEINFDEIAATEI